One region of Desulforamulus hydrothermalis Lam5 = DSM 18033 genomic DNA includes:
- a CDS encoding stage V sporulation protein AE has translation MNQKRHVILVTDGDLAARRALETAAKNIGARCISMSAGNPTRLNGQQLLELIKAAPHDPVIVMFDDKGVAGEGQGEKALLEIYNCPDINVLGVLAVASNSHCHEAARVDVSVTAAGEVVQEAVTKEGKATRGKELQGDTVGIINRLAFPVVVGVGDVGKMLGADDYHMGAPVTTKALQEIIKRSGFKWQQP, from the coding sequence GTGAACCAGAAAAGACATGTCATCCTGGTAACTGACGGTGATTTGGCGGCCCGCCGCGCCCTGGAAACGGCGGCCAAAAATATCGGGGCCAGGTGTATTTCGATGTCTGCCGGCAATCCGACCCGCTTGAACGGGCAGCAGTTGCTTGAACTGATCAAGGCGGCTCCTCATGACCCGGTAATTGTAATGTTTGACGATAAAGGGGTAGCCGGCGAGGGGCAGGGGGAAAAAGCCCTGCTGGAGATTTATAACTGCCCGGATATTAATGTGCTGGGGGTGCTGGCTGTAGCATCTAATTCCCATTGTCATGAGGCGGCTCGGGTGGATGTTTCGGTCACCGCTGCCGGCGAGGTGGTGCAGGAGGCAGTGACCAAAGAAGGTAAAGCAACCCGGGGCAAAGAGCTGCAGGGAGATACGGTAGGAATCATTAACCGCCTGGCATTTCCTGTAGTGGTGGGTGTTGGGGATGTTGGCAAAATGCTTGGGGCGGACGACTATCATATGGGGGCGCCGGTAACCACCAAGGCTTTGCAGGAAATTATAAAAAGGAGTGGCTTTAAATGGCAGCAACCGTAA
- the spoVAD gene encoding stage V sporulation protein AD: MQTVAFCNPPVILAAACIVGPREGEGPLQGFFDKVLDDMYYGEKTWEKAEQKILEETMRLALQKTSLKTEDIDFMLAGDLTNQIIAANFTARNLAIPFLGLYGACATMYEGLVLGSVLIDGGFARYVLVGASSHYATAERQFRFPTEQGVQKPLSAQQTVTGAGAVVLAARGQGPRITHATVGKVMDFGTGDASDMGAAMAPAAAATLLQHCQDTGRRPDAYDLIVTGDLGLYGRELVIKLLEQREIKLLDNYQDCGVLIFNRDTYAGGSGCACSAVVTCGYILNRINQGEIKNFLGIGTGALLSTCSCLQGESIPGIGHAVAIEAG, encoded by the coding sequence TTGCAAACCGTGGCCTTCTGTAATCCCCCGGTTATCCTGGCTGCCGCCTGCATCGTGGGGCCCCGGGAGGGAGAGGGACCGCTGCAGGGTTTCTTTGATAAAGTTCTGGATGATATGTATTACGGTGAAAAAACCTGGGAGAAAGCGGAACAAAAGATACTGGAAGAAACCATGCGGCTGGCTTTGCAAAAGACCTCTTTAAAAACCGAGGATATTGATTTTATGCTGGCCGGAGACCTGACCAACCAAATTATTGCAGCCAATTTTACGGCCAGAAATCTGGCCATACCCTTTCTGGGGCTTTACGGTGCCTGTGCCACCATGTATGAAGGGTTGGTTTTGGGCAGTGTGCTGATTGACGGGGGATTTGCCCGTTATGTGTTGGTAGGTGCTTCCAGTCATTATGCTACAGCTGAGCGGCAGTTTCGCTTTCCCACAGAGCAGGGCGTGCAAAAGCCCTTATCGGCCCAACAAACAGTTACCGGTGCCGGGGCGGTAGTTTTGGCAGCCCGGGGTCAAGGACCGCGCATTACTCATGCCACGGTGGGCAAAGTAATGGATTTTGGCACAGGAGATGCCAGCGATATGGGGGCGGCCATGGCCCCGGCCGCCGCAGCGACCCTTTTGCAGCACTGTCAGGATACCGGGCGCCGGCCGGATGCTTATGATCTGATTGTCACCGGTGATCTGGGCCTATATGGCCGGGAACTGGTGATAAAACTGTTAGAGCAAAGAGAAATAAAGCTGCTTGACAACTATCAAGATTGCGGGGTGTTAATCTTTAACCGTGATACCTATGCCGGGGGCAGCGGTTGTGCTTGCTCCGCAGTGGTTACCTGCGGATATATCCTGAACCGCATCAACCAGGGTGAAATAAAAAATTTTTTGGGTATCGGCACCGGCGCCCTGCTTTCAACTTGCAGCTGCCTGCAGGGAGAATCTATTCCCGGCATTGGCCATGCTGTAGCCATAGAGGCGGGCTAA
- the spoVAE gene encoding stage V sporulation protein AE — translation MLVKAFLVGGVICLIGQLIMDLTSYKVTPGHILVGFVTAGVFLSALGLYQPLVDFAGAGATVPLTGFGHLLAQGAIEEARRTGLGGVFRGAVNAAAGGLTAAVVFGYLAALLFRPKG, via the coding sequence ATGTTGGTCAAGGCTTTTCTGGTGGGAGGTGTTATTTGTTTAATCGGGCAGTTGATCATGGATTTAACCAGCTATAAAGTTACGCCCGGGCATATTTTGGTTGGTTTTGTGACAGCCGGAGTCTTTCTCAGTGCCCTGGGACTTTACCAGCCGCTGGTGGATTTTGCCGGAGCCGGTGCCACCGTACCTCTGACCGGGTTTGGACATTTACTGGCCCAGGGTGCCATAGAGGAAGCGCGTCGCACCGGCCTGGGGGGGGTTTTTCGGGGAGCCGTCAACGCTGCAGCGGGTGGCCTGACAGCGGCAGTGGTATTTGGTTACCTGGCGGCCCTGCTGTTCAGACCAAAGGGGTAG